One Vicinamibacterales bacterium DNA window includes the following coding sequences:
- the scpA gene encoding methylmalonyl-CoA mutase codes for MKRPDFSKISYEPRRGAGETPVPLTTGVEQASRLSSATWETAEHILVKPSYGPADLSGMTHLEYAAGLPPYLRGPYSTMYVMQPWTIRQYAGFSTAEESNAFYRRNLAAGQKGLSVAFDLATHRGYDSDHERVSGDVGKAGVAIDSILDMKVLFDQIPLEQMSVSMTMNGAVLPIMAFYLVAAEEQGVPPEKLSGTIQNDILKEFMVRNTYIYPPAPSMRIVGDIFRYCSERMPKFNCISISGYHMQEAGATADLELAYTLADGLEYLRTGVAAGLDIDRFAPRLSFFWAIGMNFFMEIAKLRAARVLWAKIVKSFNPTNPKSMALRTHSQTSGWSLAAQDPFNNIARTCVEALAAAMGHTQSLHTNALDEAIALPSDFSARIARNTQIYLQQETGITRMVDPWGGSYYVESLTKDLMGRAWSLIQEVEELGGMTKAIESGLPKMRIEEAAARRQARIDSGKETIVGVNKYRLAHEKPIDVLEVDNVEVRRKQIVRLDELKRTRDNVAVKAALEALTRCAETKEGNLLDLAVDAARRRATLGEISDALEHVYGRYQAVHRTISGVYSSESEADGEFQKARQMAAAFAKQEGRPLRILVAKMGQDGHDRGAKVIATAFADLGFDVDISPLFQTPKEVARHAVENDVHVLGVSTLAGGHKTLIPEVIGELATLGREDILVVVGGVIPPQDYDFLYQAGAVGVFGPGTVIPLAAQKILAALLSEAA; via the coding sequence ATGAAGCGGCCTGATTTTTCGAAGATCTCATACGAACCGCGGCGCGGCGCGGGCGAGACGCCCGTGCCACTCACGACCGGAGTGGAACAGGCGTCTCGCCTGTCCTCCGCAACCTGGGAAACGGCCGAGCACATCCTCGTGAAACCGTCGTACGGCCCGGCCGATCTGTCAGGCATGACGCACCTGGAGTACGCGGCCGGTCTGCCGCCCTACCTGCGCGGTCCGTATTCGACGATGTACGTGATGCAGCCGTGGACGATTCGGCAGTACGCCGGCTTCTCGACGGCGGAGGAATCGAATGCCTTCTACCGGCGCAATCTCGCGGCCGGCCAGAAGGGCCTGTCGGTGGCCTTCGACCTCGCCACCCACCGCGGCTACGACTCGGACCACGAGAGAGTGTCCGGCGACGTTGGCAAGGCCGGCGTGGCGATCGACTCGATCCTCGACATGAAGGTCCTGTTCGATCAGATCCCGCTCGAACAGATGTCGGTCTCGATGACCATGAACGGGGCGGTCCTCCCGATCATGGCCTTCTACCTCGTCGCCGCCGAGGAGCAGGGCGTCCCGCCGGAGAAGCTGAGCGGCACCATCCAGAACGACATCCTCAAGGAGTTCATGGTCCGCAACACGTACATCTATCCGCCGGCGCCCTCGATGCGGATCGTCGGCGATATCTTCCGCTACTGCTCGGAGCGGATGCCGAAGTTCAACTGCATCTCGATCAGCGGCTACCACATGCAGGAAGCCGGCGCGACGGCGGACCTCGAACTCGCCTACACGCTGGCCGACGGCCTCGAGTACCTGCGAACGGGCGTTGCGGCCGGCCTCGACATCGACCGCTTCGCGCCGCGGTTGTCGTTCTTCTGGGCGATCGGCATGAACTTCTTCATGGAGATCGCCAAGCTGCGCGCCGCCCGCGTGCTCTGGGCGAAGATCGTGAAGTCGTTCAATCCAACGAACCCGAAGTCGATGGCGCTGCGGACGCACTCGCAGACCTCCGGCTGGAGTCTCGCCGCGCAGGACCCATTCAACAACATCGCGCGGACCTGCGTCGAGGCGCTGGCGGCGGCGATGGGACATACGCAGTCGCTGCACACCAACGCCCTCGACGAGGCGATCGCGCTGCCGAGCGACTTCTCCGCCCGGATCGCCCGCAACACGCAGATCTACCTGCAGCAGGAGACGGGCATCACGCGGATGGTGGATCCGTGGGGCGGCTCGTACTACGTCGAGTCGCTGACGAAGGACCTCATGGGCCGGGCCTGGTCGCTCATCCAGGAGGTCGAGGAACTCGGCGGCATGACGAAAGCCATCGAGAGCGGCCTGCCGAAGATGCGCATCGAGGAGGCGGCCGCACGGCGCCAGGCGCGCATCGACTCGGGAAAAGAGACGATTGTCGGCGTCAACAAGTACCGACTGGCGCACGAAAAGCCAATCGACGTCCTCGAGGTGGACAATGTCGAGGTGCGGCGCAAGCAGATCGTCCGGCTCGATGAGCTGAAGCGAACGCGCGACAACGTGGCGGTGAAGGCAGCCCTCGAGGCGCTCACCCGGTGCGCCGAGACGAAGGAGGGCAATCTCCTCGACCTCGCGGTGGACGCGGCGCGACGGCGTGCGACCCTCGGCGAGATCTCGGACGCGCTCGAACACGTGTACGGACGGTACCAGGCCGTGCATCGCACGATCTCGGGTGTGTACTCGTCGGAGAGCGAGGCCGACGGCGAGTTCCAGAAGGCACGCCAGATGGCAGCGGCGTTCGCGAAGCAGGAAGGGCGGCCGCTGCGCATCCTGGTGGCGAAGATGGGCCAGGACGGCCACGACCGCGGCGCCAAGGTGATCGCCACGGCGTTTGCCGACCTCGGCTTCGACGTGGATATCAGCCCGCTGTTCCAGACACCGAAGGAAGTCGCGCGCCACGCGGTGGAGAACGACGTCCACGTGCTCGGCGTCTCGACGCTGGCCGGCGGCCACAAGACGCTGATTCCGGAGGTCATCGGGGAACTGGCGACACTCGGCCGCGAGGACATCCTCGTGGTCGTCGGCGGCGTCATCCCGCCGCAGGACTACGATTTCCTGTACCAGGCCGGCGCTGTGGGCGTCTTCGGCCCCGGGACGGTCATCCCGCTCGCCGCCCAGAAGATCCTCGCGGCGCTCCTGTCGGAAGCCGCGTAG
- the msrB gene encoding peptide-methionine (R)-S-oxide reductase MsrB: MAQNTTRKQTLVRTDEDWRTALTADQYRVLRQQATEAPWSHPLNREHRAGTFVCAGCGAPLFESDSKFDSGCGWPSYFQPLDSAVETAEDASHLMARTEVHCQHCGGHLGHVFDDGPPPTGLRYCINGTSLKFTPKPKLEPPTR; encoded by the coding sequence ATGGCACAAAACACGACTCGGAAGCAGACGCTCGTGCGGACAGACGAGGATTGGCGGACAGCGCTGACGGCGGACCAATACCGCGTCCTGCGGCAGCAGGCGACCGAGGCTCCCTGGTCGCACCCGCTCAACCGGGAACACCGCGCCGGCACGTTCGTGTGCGCCGGCTGCGGCGCCCCGCTCTTCGAGTCCGACTCCAAGTTCGACAGCGGCTGCGGATGGCCCAGCTACTTCCAGCCGCTCGACTCGGCGGTCGAGACGGCCGAGGACGCCAGCCATCTCATGGCGCGGACCGAGGTGCACTGCCAGCACTGCGGCGGACACCTCGGCCACGTGTTCGACGACGGCCCGCCGCCCACCGGCCTTCGGTATTGCATCAACGGGACATCTCTGAAATTCACGCCCAAGCCCAAGCTCGAGCCGCCCACGCGCTGA
- a CDS encoding methylmalonyl-CoA mutase family protein, with amino-acid sequence MSDSHESIDRIFPPVATADWEAQIRKDLKGADYDKKLVWKTDEGIAVRPYYRSEHATRREPIVAGPRSWVMAPPGDEPPLSVSVVEYHDQGATAVQELAFALAQGADLLAAGTPVTTVGVGIGSNYFIEIAKLRALRLVWAQVAEAFGAPAGIRIHARTGGEDKTLYDPYVNMLRVTTEAISAIAGNCDSLTITPCLFDAHLAENVHHILREESQLDKVADPGAGSYSIEALTDAVAADAWTLFQAIEAADGWSTYRASGAADSAVATSRQARDEAVASRRRVLVGTNNYPNLQERELDAADQMPGGWRLASMFESIRLRTERHAKKAGRTPRVLLLERGDLSMRKARAAFCQNFFGCAGFEIVQRDTLGVEAEASPDSRLPDPARDEPYDLVVICSSDAEYLALAHEICPKAAVPVIVAGNPKDQIDALKAAGIADFVHVLSNAVDTLRFWQDRLGIGH; translated from the coding sequence ATGTCAGATTCGCACGAGAGCATCGACCGGATCTTCCCACCCGTGGCGACCGCGGACTGGGAAGCGCAGATACGGAAGGACTTGAAGGGCGCCGACTACGACAAGAAGCTCGTCTGGAAGACAGACGAGGGGATCGCGGTCAGGCCCTACTACCGATCCGAACACGCGACGAGGCGCGAGCCGATCGTGGCCGGACCTCGGTCGTGGGTGATGGCGCCGCCTGGAGACGAGCCGCCCCTGAGCGTCAGCGTCGTCGAGTACCACGACCAGGGTGCGACGGCGGTGCAGGAACTGGCGTTCGCGCTCGCACAGGGCGCCGACCTGCTGGCCGCCGGCACACCGGTCACCACCGTCGGCGTCGGCATCGGATCGAACTACTTCATCGAGATCGCCAAGCTGCGCGCGCTGCGACTCGTTTGGGCGCAGGTCGCGGAAGCCTTCGGCGCGCCTGCCGGGATCCGCATCCACGCGCGCACGGGCGGCGAGGACAAGACCCTCTACGATCCGTACGTCAACATGCTGCGCGTGACGACGGAGGCGATCTCGGCGATCGCCGGGAACTGCGATTCGCTGACGATCACACCGTGCCTCTTCGACGCGCACCTCGCGGAGAACGTGCACCACATCCTGCGCGAGGAGAGCCAACTGGACAAGGTGGCCGACCCGGGAGCTGGCTCCTACTCGATCGAGGCGCTGACCGACGCCGTCGCGGCCGACGCATGGACGCTGTTCCAGGCCATCGAGGCGGCGGACGGTTGGTCGACGTACCGGGCGTCCGGTGCCGCCGACTCGGCGGTCGCAACGTCGCGCCAGGCGCGCGACGAGGCCGTCGCCTCGCGACGTCGCGTCCTGGTCGGCACGAACAACTACCCGAACCTCCAGGAACGCGAGCTCGACGCGGCGGATCAGATGCCGGGCGGCTGGCGCCTGGCGTCGATGTTCGAGTCCATCCGCCTGCGTACGGAGCGGCACGCGAAGAAGGCCGGGCGCACGCCCCGCGTGCTGCTGCTCGAGCGAGGCGACCTCAGCATGCGCAAGGCGCGCGCGGCGTTCTGTCAGAATTTCTTCGGCTGCGCGGGTTTTGAGATCGTCCAACGCGACACGCTCGGCGTCGAGGCTGAAGCCTCGCCCGACTCGCGGCTTCCTGACCCCGCCAGGGACGAGCCGTACGACCTGGTCGTGATCTGCAGTTCGGACGCAGAGTACCTGGCCCTGGCGCATGAGATCTGCCCGAAGGCCGCGGTGCCGGTCATCGTCGCCGGGAACCCGAAGGACCAGATCGACGCGCTGAAGGCGGCGGGCATCGCCGACTTCGTCCACGTGTTGTCGAACGCGGTGGACACGCTGCGATTCTGGCAGGACAGACTCGGCATTGGACACTGA
- the meaB gene encoding methylmalonyl Co-A mutase-associated GTPase MeaB, with protein sequence MNRPRTSVRRRRLTAAEYIDGIHRADRGVLARAITLVESELPSDVDLASEVIEACLPRTGRARRIGITGVPGVGKSSFIEALGTSLTRERAETVAVLSIDPSSPLSGGSILGDKTRMERLATDDRAFIRPSPSRGHLGGVARRTREAMLLCEAAGYQNVFIETVGVGQSETTVRSMVDFFLLLMLAGAGDELQGMKRGILEMTDLIAINKADGDNRKRADRARHDYESALHLFPMAADGWNPRVVTCSAFTREGVPEVWQIVLEHEALMRQNGWMARHRQDQALEWMKDALLYGLEQEIRRDDAINDRLGAMEQDVLQGKVSPFRAARDLLSLFRRHRGHADTPTAPFRE encoded by the coding sequence GTGAACCGACCCCGCACCAGCGTTCGCCGGCGGCGGCTGACGGCCGCCGAGTACATCGACGGGATCCATCGGGCGGATCGCGGTGTGCTGGCGCGTGCCATCACGCTCGTCGAAAGCGAACTCCCTTCGGACGTGGATCTGGCCTCCGAGGTCATCGAAGCCTGCCTGCCCCGCACCGGCCGGGCGCGCCGCATCGGCATCACCGGCGTACCGGGCGTCGGCAAGAGCAGCTTCATCGAGGCGCTCGGCACCTCCCTCACGCGGGAGCGCGCCGAGACGGTCGCGGTCCTCTCCATCGATCCGTCGAGCCCCCTCTCGGGTGGCAGCATCCTCGGCGACAAGACGCGCATGGAGCGGCTCGCCACCGACGACCGCGCGTTCATCCGTCCGTCGCCGTCGCGAGGACACCTCGGCGGTGTGGCGCGGCGCACGCGCGAAGCGATGCTCTTGTGCGAGGCGGCGGGCTATCAGAACGTCTTCATCGAGACGGTCGGCGTCGGTCAGTCCGAGACAACGGTCCGATCGATGGTGGACTTCTTCCTGCTGCTGATGCTGGCGGGCGCTGGCGACGAACTGCAGGGGATGAAACGCGGAATCCTCGAGATGACGGATCTCATCGCCATCAACAAGGCCGATGGCGACAATCGCAAGCGGGCAGACCGCGCGCGCCACGACTACGAGAGCGCGTTACACCTCTTCCCCATGGCCGCTGATGGCTGGAACCCGCGCGTCGTCACCTGCTCGGCGTTCACCCGCGAGGGTGTGCCGGAGGTGTGGCAGATCGTGCTCGAGCACGAGGCGTTGATGCGACAGAACGGCTGGATGGCACGCCATCGTCAGGACCAGGCGCTGGAGTGGATGAAGGACGCGCTCCTCTACGGTCTCGAACAGGAAATCCGGCGCGACGATGCGATTAACGACCGGTTGGGCGCGATGGAGCAGGATGTGCTGCAGGGCAAGGTGAGCCCGTTCCGCGCCGCCCGCGACCTTCTGTCGCTCTTCCGACGCCACCGAGGCCACGCCGACACTCCCACAGCGCCATTCCGGGAGTGA
- the ettA gene encoding energy-dependent translational throttle protein EttA — MAAYQYIFTMQGLTKVHPPDKTVLKDIWLAFLPGAKIGVLGANGAGKSTLLRIMAGLDRDFAGEAFAADGVSVGLLSQEPQLDPNKTVLGNIEEGVAETRALLADYERLTERLGEDLSPEEMEKVLDQQGALQDRIDAASAWDLDSRVELAMDALRVPTADANVETLSGGERRRVALCRLLLRSPDLLLLDEPTNHLDAESVAWLERFLHDYPGTVVAVTHDRYFLDNVAGWILELDRGQGIPWQGNYSSWLEQKQQRLEHEEKQEARRQRTLARELEWIRMSPRARQAKGKARLNAYEDLLAQDAVQRIERGEIYITPGPRLGDIVVEAEGLRKGYGDNLLIDGLSFQLPRGGIVGIIGPNGAGKTTLFRLITGQEPPDAGSLRVGETVKIGYVDQSRDALDPAKSVWDEISGGLDEIQIGKRAVPSRAYASWFNFKGRDQQRPVGTLSGGERNRVHLAKLLKGGCNLLLLDEPTNDLDVDTLRSLEDALLEFAGCALVVSHDRWFLDRIATHIIAFEGNSDVVWYQGNYQDYEADRHRRLGADSDRPHRIKYRKLVRQ, encoded by the coding sequence GTGGCCGCGTACCAGTACATCTTCACGATGCAGGGCCTCACGAAGGTCCATCCCCCCGACAAGACTGTCTTGAAGGACATCTGGCTGGCGTTCCTGCCCGGCGCCAAGATCGGCGTGCTCGGCGCGAACGGGGCCGGCAAGAGCACGCTGCTGAGGATTATGGCGGGCCTCGACCGTGATTTCGCTGGCGAGGCGTTTGCCGCCGACGGGGTGTCGGTCGGCCTCCTGTCGCAGGAGCCCCAGCTCGATCCGAACAAGACCGTTCTGGGCAACATCGAAGAGGGCGTGGCGGAGACCCGTGCGCTGCTGGCCGACTACGAGCGCCTGACCGAGCGGCTGGGCGAAGATCTGTCACCCGAAGAAATGGAGAAGGTCCTCGACCAGCAGGGTGCGCTCCAGGACAGGATCGACGCGGCGTCGGCCTGGGACCTCGACTCGCGGGTCGAACTCGCGATGGATGCGTTGCGCGTGCCGACGGCTGACGCCAACGTCGAGACGCTGTCCGGCGGCGAGCGCCGACGTGTCGCGCTGTGCCGTTTGCTGCTCCGGTCGCCCGACCTGCTGTTGCTCGACGAGCCCACGAACCACCTCGACGCCGAATCGGTCGCCTGGCTCGAGCGCTTTCTCCACGACTACCCCGGGACGGTGGTTGCCGTCACGCACGACCGGTACTTCCTCGACAACGTGGCCGGGTGGATCCTCGAGTTGGACCGGGGACAGGGCATCCCGTGGCAGGGGAACTACTCGTCATGGCTGGAGCAGAAGCAGCAGCGTCTCGAGCACGAGGAGAAGCAGGAGGCGCGGCGCCAGCGCACGCTGGCACGCGAGTTGGAGTGGATTCGCATGTCCCCGCGCGCCCGGCAGGCCAAGGGCAAGGCACGACTGAATGCCTATGAGGACCTGCTCGCGCAGGACGCCGTGCAGCGTATCGAGCGGGGCGAGATCTACATCACGCCCGGCCCGCGCCTCGGCGACATCGTCGTCGAGGCCGAGGGGCTGCGGAAGGGCTACGGCGACAACCTGCTGATCGACGGCCTCAGTTTCCAGCTGCCCCGAGGGGGCATCGTGGGAATCATCGGGCCCAACGGTGCGGGAAAGACGACGCTGTTTCGACTGATCACGGGACAGGAACCCCCGGACGCCGGGTCGCTCCGAGTGGGCGAGACGGTGAAGATCGGCTACGTCGACCAGAGTCGCGACGCCCTCGATCCCGCGAAGAGCGTGTGGGACGAGATCTCCGGCGGCCTGGACGAGATCCAGATCGGCAAGCGGGCCGTGCCGTCGCGCGCCTACGCGTCGTGGTTCAACTTCAAGGGGCGCGACCAGCAGCGGCCGGTCGGGACGCTGTCGGGCGGGGAACGCAACCGCGTGCACCTGGCAAAACTGCTCAAAGGCGGCTGCAATCTGCTGCTGCTCGACGAGCCGACGAACGATCTCGACGTGGACACGCTGCGGTCGCTCGAGGACGCGCTGCTGGAGTTTGCCGGCTGCGCGCTCGTCGTCAGCCACGACCGCTGGTTCCTCGATCGCATCGCAACGCACATCATCGCGTTCGAAGGGAACAGCGACGTAGTGTGGTACCAAGGGAACTACCAGGACTACGAAGCCGATCGCCACCGCCGGCTGGGCGCCGATTCGGACCGGCCGCATCGGATCAAGTACCGGAAGCTCGTGCGGCAGTGA
- a CDS encoding CBS domain-containing protein, producing MRTVRDLLKDKGGDVWTIGPEASVFEALQLMADRNVGAVLVVEGNGALVGILSERDYARKVILKGQTSRDTPVSAIMTEDVVCIPPDTTIEACMGLMTTRRIRHLPVTEHERPVGIVSIGDVGKAMIQNQGFLIAQLEQYICGSART from the coding sequence ATGAGGACGGTTCGGGACCTGTTGAAGGACAAGGGCGGCGACGTCTGGACCATCGGGCCGGAGGCATCGGTGTTCGAGGCACTCCAACTCATGGCCGATCGCAACGTCGGAGCGGTGCTGGTGGTCGAAGGCAACGGCGCGCTCGTCGGCATCCTGTCGGAACGCGACTATGCGCGCAAGGTGATTTTGAAGGGCCAGACGTCACGAGACACGCCCGTGTCAGCCATCATGACGGAAGACGTCGTGTGTATCCCACCGGACACGACGATCGAGGCATGCATGGGCCTGATGACGACCAGACGCATTCGCCACCTCCCGGTGACCGAGCACGAGCGGCCAGTCGGCATTGTCTCGATCGGAGACGTGGGCAAGGCCATGATCCAAAACCAGGGATTCTTGATTGCGCAGCTCGAGCAGTACATCTGCGGGAGCGCGCGGACGTGA
- a CDS encoding ATPase, T2SS/T4P/T4SS family, with amino-acid sequence MRTPSEARLGRLLIKEGLITEEQLDSALSAQAGSPDYVPLGRILVERKLVTQRQLSLVLERSEKRLRLGEVLVRSGAISEERLQQALVQQQRLQRPLGEVLVKLGLVTDEVMRQALGLQLNIPFIDLDRIDADRSLARIINTHYARRHVLVPVAQIGQMLTVCMDDPTNVSVTDELAASTGFVVNVVTASQEAIKRAFKRLYVQPIDTPPLVAPAQTTDHVETLDVAGEDEPDQGTGTGAIKSKYVEEYIQDKRADGAVRQLLTIALDRGCSDIHLEMLAGRMHVRFRLDGILQALDLGPLQETCDRGAREIISRIKVLAKLDIAERRRPQDGAFRVRIERKGEQLNIDFRVSILPGYYGESCVLRILDKKNAPTSIDKLGFSPAIITTLHQLLKRPSGILLVTGPTGSGKSTTLYASLMTTYRPEIRVLTAEDPIEYVYEQFSQSEVNERIGNTFARYLRAFLRHDPEVIMIGEIRDEETAEMAFRAAQTGHLLLSTLHTNDAISSVTRLLDLKVDPNLLASSLLGVLAQRLVRQVCSECRQEYQPSPDLIKEFFPSEPGGLVFYRGAGCRACNFTGYRGRTSIAELWVPDEEDVILISKNAPFDRVRASAARSTVSMAHDVMDRLTAGRTNLEELIRVMPYSSVYQFRQFVAAGLGRVTA; translated from the coding sequence ATGAGGACGCCGTCGGAGGCTCGACTCGGGAGGCTGCTGATCAAGGAGGGCTTGATCACCGAGGAGCAGTTGGACTCGGCACTATCGGCGCAGGCGGGATCGCCCGACTACGTGCCACTGGGCCGGATCCTGGTCGAGCGGAAGCTCGTCACCCAGCGGCAGCTCTCGCTCGTGCTCGAGCGGAGCGAGAAACGCCTCCGGCTCGGCGAGGTGCTGGTTCGCAGCGGGGCGATCTCCGAGGAACGCCTCCAGCAGGCGCTCGTCCAGCAGCAGCGGCTGCAGCGTCCGCTCGGTGAAGTGCTGGTCAAGCTGGGCCTCGTGACGGACGAAGTGATGCGCCAGGCGCTCGGCCTGCAGTTGAACATCCCGTTCATCGACCTCGACCGGATCGACGCCGATCGCAGCCTCGCGCGGATCATCAACACCCACTACGCGCGCCGCCACGTGCTCGTACCCGTCGCGCAAATCGGGCAGATGCTCACAGTCTGCATGGACGACCCGACCAACGTGTCGGTGACCGATGAACTGGCCGCCTCCACCGGCTTCGTGGTCAATGTCGTCACCGCCTCGCAGGAGGCAATCAAACGGGCATTCAAGCGGCTCTACGTGCAGCCGATCGACACACCTCCGCTCGTGGCCCCGGCACAGACGACGGACCACGTCGAAACGCTGGACGTGGCGGGCGAAGACGAGCCCGACCAGGGCACGGGCACGGGCGCGATCAAGAGCAAGTACGTCGAGGAGTACATCCAGGACAAGCGAGCGGACGGGGCCGTCCGGCAGTTGCTCACGATTGCCCTCGACCGCGGTTGCAGCGACATCCACCTGGAGATGCTGGCCGGCCGGATGCACGTCCGTTTCAGGCTCGACGGCATCCTGCAGGCCTTGGACCTCGGCCCGCTGCAGGAGACCTGCGATCGCGGGGCGCGCGAGATCATCTCGCGCATCAAGGTGCTCGCCAAGCTCGATATCGCCGAGCGCCGGCGGCCGCAGGACGGCGCATTCCGCGTGCGGATCGAGCGCAAGGGTGAGCAGCTCAACATCGACTTCCGCGTCTCGATCCTGCCCGGCTACTACGGCGAGAGCTGCGTCCTGCGGATTCTCGACAAGAAGAACGCGCCGACGTCGATCGACAAGCTCGGGTTCTCACCAGCCATCATCACCACGTTGCATCAACTGCTGAAGCGGCCGTCCGGCATCTTGCTGGTGACCGGGCCGACCGGTTCGGGGAAGAGCACGACGCTCTACGCCTCACTGATGACGACCTACCGGCCCGAGATCCGGGTGCTGACCGCTGAGGATCCGATCGAATATGTCTACGAGCAATTCAGCCAGTCGGAGGTGAACGAGCGGATCGGCAACACGTTCGCCCGTTATCTGCGGGCTTTTCTGCGGCACGACCCGGAAGTGATCATGATCGGCGAGATTCGCGACGAGGAGACCGCCGAAATGGCGTTCCGCGCGGCGCAAACCGGGCATCTGTTGCTCAGCACGCTGCACACCAACGACGCGATCTCGTCGGTGACGCGGCTGCTCGATCTCAAGGTGGATCCGAACCTGCTCGCCTCGTCGCTGCTGGGAGTGCTCGCGCAGCGCCTCGTGCGACAGGTGTGCTCGGAGTGTCGACAGGAGTACCAGCCGTCCCCCGACCTCATCAAGGAGTTCTTCCCGAGCGAGCCGGGAGGATTGGTCTTCTACCGCGGCGCCGGTTGCCGAGCCTGCAACTTTACCGGCTACCGGGGACGGACGAGCATCGCCGAACTGTGGGTGCCGGACGAAGAGGATGTGATCCTGATCAGCAAGAACGCGCCGTTCGACCGGGTGCGCGCCAGCGCGGCGCGCAGCACCGTGTCGATGGCGCATGACGTGATGGATCGACTGACCGCCGGCCGGACGAACCTCGAAGAGCTGATCCGCGTGATGCCCTACAGCAGCGTCTACCAGTTCCGCCAGTTCGTCGCCGCCGGCCTGGGCCGGGTCACGGCATGA